A genomic region of Fusarium falciforme chromosome 4, complete sequence contains the following coding sequences:
- a CDS encoding NmrA domain-containing protein, producing the protein MATRTIAVIGGTGAQGIPVVRDLVRSGNYTVRALTRDPSSSRFKEIQSYGPPGAVEAVVGTLTSEESLRELFRSAWGAFVNIDGFNCGEKTEIYWSIRAYELAIEEGVKFYVYSNLVYAYKLSGYKPEFRGGHYDAKGRIGEWILSQNKEVSQRHGMQAALFSTGPYMDMAIHAYTPMPPLVEDGVVTWRVPLGDGAIPEVALDDCGYYVKWLFDHPERANGMDLDVAIEHATYTQVAEAFQKVTGKPARYIDTSFDDYFATVPVADLPTGYNADPKDPATMKYRDNFTGWWNLWRHSAGNKGLIRKNYEILDEIHPNRIRTVEEWFRHEDKRGRELGLGSLWERVQPENIGFVLKLHDDQRQGAA; encoded by the coding sequence ATGGCTACCCGCACCATTGCAGTTATTGGCGGTACTGGCGCCCAGGGGATCCCCGTCGTGAGGGATCTAGTAAGGTCGGGCAACTATACCGTCCGGGCGTTGACCCGCGACCCGAGCAGCTCTCGCTTCAAGGAGATCCAATCCTACGGCCCACCAGGTGCCGTGGAGGCCGTCGTGGGCACATTAACATCCGAAGAATCCCTCAGGGAGCTTTTCCGCTCTGCCTGGGGCGCCTTTGTCAATATCGACGGGTTCAACTGTGGCGAGAAAACCGAGATCTATTGGTCGATCCGCGCGTACGAGCTTGCCATCGAGGAAGGAGTCAAGTTCTATGTCTACAGCAACCTCGTCTACGCCTATAAGCTGAGCGGCTATAAGCCCGAGTTCCGAGGCGGCCACTACGACGCCAAGGGCAGGATCGGCGAGTGGATCCTCTCCCAGAACAAAGAGGTGAGCCAGCGCCACGGCATGCAGGCCGCGCTCTTCTCGACTGGTCCGTATATGGATATGGCGATCCACGCTTATACGCCTATGCCGCCCCTCGTCGAAGATGGCGTCGTCACTTGGCGGGTTCCGCTCGGGGACGGAGCCATACCCGAAGTTGCGCTCGATGATTGCGGCTACTACGTCAAGTGGTTGTTCGACCATCCTGAGCGCGCAAACGGGATGGATCTCGACGTAGCCATCGAGCACGCCACCTACACCCAGGTTGCCGAGGCCTTCCAGAAGGTCACGGGCAAGCCAGCACGGTACATCGATACAAGCTTCGATGACTACTTTGCCACCGTCCCTGTTGCCGATCTCCCCACAGGTTACAACGCCGACCCAAAGGATCCGGCCACGATGAAATACCGAGATAACTTTACAGGTTGGTGGAATCTGTGGCGCCACTCAGCCGGTAACAAGGGCCTGATCCGGAAGAACTACGAGATTCTCGACGAGATTCACCCCAACCGCATCAGAACTGTTGAGGAGTGGTTTCGTCATGAGGACAAGCGAGGGAGAGAACTGGGGCTCGGGAGCCTCTGGGAGAGAGTCCAGCCTGAGAACATTGGTTTTGTGCTCAAGTTACATGATGACCAGAGACAGGGTGCTGCCTAG